The sequence ATCAGCTTCGGagctgccaaaaaaaaaattacatcttTACTCACAAAATATCctcacattaaaaatttaacaaagTAATTTCCCGGTGGTTTTAATTAGGAATATAGGACTGAattggtgttcaaaaaaaataggACTGAATTATGAGTGGAAAAATATCTCTGGTCTTCAAGCGACAGGCCCATCTTGTCAGAGATACACTCTAAGGCTTCCTTCCATGTCTTGATCTGATCTCCAGTAGAAACTCTCGCAAGGTTCCAGAATTTCGTACCGAACTTACCTGTCTGTCCTCTCACATCACCTACCTTCAGCTTGTAAAAGATTGGTACAACGTGGAGCTTTTCTTTATCCGCAAGTTCTTTGATCTTCGCCAACTCATTCATGCACCACGACGACTCCGCATACCTATCATCACGACGATGATTAGGATTCTTTAATCAGGATGTTATAGCTAACTAAGTATATTACTATACATTGAATCATTAAGAAGGGGAAAGAATGTAGACCTATTAGAGAAGATGACCAGTGCAATCCTTGACTCTTGGATCctcacaaaaatattttttaggtCTGTGCCTCTGAGCTCGTTCTTGTCTATGAAGAAGTTGATCTCGTCCCTCTCAAAGGCAGCAACTAGGTGGCTGACGAACCTGTAACGGAGCTCCTGTCCCCGATAATTTATGAAAACTTGAGGGTCCTGACATGGATAGAAGGGCGTCATCTGATGTTGGATTTAAGAGGGATGGAAGAGTTGTTCAATTAATGGAAAGTGATGTAatgcatctatatatatataggactcatttctcattatattttgttttgttttatttctgaCTTCTTCTTTTATTTCTCTGACAAAAGGACCCATTAACTTCTTCATGGGCACAAAGTTCACGTTTTTATGTAACCATCGATGTCCATTATATTAGTtcgtttttttcttgtttttttgtttgttcacaaactatttaatttttatcgacgtccttttattttggtttttttcttactttttatGTGCACACGACATCCATTACGTTTGTTTTTTGGAAAAAAGTTTCGTAGGTACACTGAACACTAATGGATAGTGTATCGAAAACCAGTCAAactattatgttaaaaaaaaaaaccgttcaaactattaaaatatgtcAACAACGACATCAAGTCAACTCCTAAAAATATGTCGAATTCAATCATTTGGGGTGTTATTAGATTACTCAAAATTTGGTGCCCagtcaaatttttaaaagtttaaccCACCCAAGCCCGTATCCGAATCCAATTAAGCAAATAGGATAATTAGATGTTTTTCTTACTTCTTTATGTGCACAACGTTTTTAACTTTGCATCGACGtccattaagttttttttttcttacttcttTATGTGCACAAAGTTTTTAATTTTGCGTCGACCCTCATTAAGTTTGTTTTTCTTGCTTCTTCATGTGTACCAAAGTTTTTATATAACTATGGACGACCATTGAGTTTTTTTACCTGccaaagtttttatttaattataagcTAGTATTACAAGCTGTTTAAGAAACTCAGGACATGAGTAAGATACAAAATTTGAAGAGGAGATTGAATAGCAGTCTTTGTGCTAACATGTCTGCACACTGATTGCTTCTCCGACTTCGATAGCAAAATGTAGTTGTTGGGGTTAAAAACGGCCACGACGGAATTAaaacccgaaaatcctcggaaatTGTATTTCCGaaaaagatagtaaaaagaaaaatgcaattttcgtttttacgaaaaagtatctTGAAAGGCTCAAGGCAAACGAACCAAgtgcgtaactaccgcacatacacgtTGTCCGGTCACTACGaagcaaccaagtccgagccgagctcggtcgctacgtagcgaccgagcgggacgatcgggttggatgctcggtcgctatgtagcgaccgaggtcaagccaaagctcggtcgttacgtagtgaccgagctcttccgaaacatcgaaacgacaccagtccatgcattctcgtcaaaccttcgatgttatctcccaaagaccgtagcgagctcagtctagttttttccgctattctaaatcatcgatcaaacttcgcggattaataccgcggaaagttcgttctttatcgaaataaatcgtagtaaacgcttcgagtcggaagacggcccaaaggaacctaaaacacgactcgaggcccatcctacgatttcttaaccaaaagcccgtaaaccacaacacggtttatgcttggtccacaagggaggataaatgtcaagtttccgcggataaatacggaagttttgaagataattgtgaagatcgggaaaaatagaatatctccattttatgctatgacggcttaagggcaggagagtaaaagcgtaaaccgaccttggagctagtatataaggagtcctaggcgaggagcatggagagAGGATtctcagagaaaacttagcacttagagcgatttaggcatttttccgtttttgttatttcgagctgcgactcaattaggtttagccgtcttagggttgctagaactacgaatctcgccgacagctctcgagcccaggcttataccttgttgtaaacgctcatacgcaaattcggaataagatcttctctactctctttttcgatttcttatttttatcgttgttattctcgtgttctgattgcttgacgtgtggtattagcagatattcgggtcctctgggaaattagggttttcctagtttctttatttaaacggaaatcgacagtgcgaatttcggttcccacagtagTATTTGTGAACATCACTTTCCAAGCTTTGATTGTATTCTTGCAAGAGTTTGTTATGGACTTTTATAATTGATTGATCATGACCAAGTATGAATAAACCCAAAtttataattcatttttattgcATATATTGCATAACATGTCCAGTCCTTATATTctgaaatgatatttttttgtttacaacAAGATTGTTTAGCtttcatatattatttatacttaaaataaaaaaaactattatttttatatatcttattattttatacatattttgtttcaatataaatgatgttttaggtgattaatgttgttttacaatagataatatttctcatatctagttaatttaaactttatcaaaaactgtatagtcaattgtattttttattattttataatcaaataaaatagtttaaaattatattttcaatattttttttaaataaatttcttaatatgtgtataAAGAGCCAAAACTCCATCTATTATGAAAAAGAGGGATTATCATGTAATTCAAATTATTTGTATAaacaattaaaagaaaat comes from Brassica rapa cultivar Chiifu-401-42 chromosome A02, CAAS_Brap_v3.01, whole genome shotgun sequence and encodes:
- the LOC103854099 gene encoding protein PHLOEM PROTEIN 2-LIKE A8-like — its product is MTPFYPCQDPQVFINYRGQELRYRFVSHLVAAFERDEINFFIDKNELRGTDLKNIFVRIQESRIALVIFSNRYAESSWCMNELAKIKELADKEKLHVVPIFYKLKVGDVRGQTGKFGTKFWNLARVSTGDQIKTWKEALECISDKMGLSLEDQRYFSTHNSVLFFLNTNSVLYS